In the Paenibacillus sp. FSL R7-0337 genome, AACAAGCAATAACGCCCCGCCCCCGTTAAAAGGAATGACCTGCTCCAAGGGTAACGCCTGGTCCAGGCTGTCTATGTCCAAGACGGGAAAGTCCGGGTCCAGCGCTTGAATCGTTCCATTCAGCTCACGCCATGAGAGGGTTGCTACAACTGTGCCCTGAAGTGTGCTGTTCATGGATTGCATAATGGTAATCCCCTGAGTTCCGGCGAGCGCATAGAACTGATTATCAGGTGATGCCCCAACCAGGCTAAACTCGCCGAATACGGAAATAACATCCTTATGTACAACCACAACTGCATTCTTCTCCCAGGGGGTACCGGTGCTGAATACCACAGCATCATCACTGATGAAATGGATACCGCGAATCGCCTGCATCTCCTTCTGAAAGTGGCCGGAGAGCGGCCACGTTGCCGCCGGCAATTGCGCCCGCAGCTCAGCCATCTCACCGTGCTCATTAGCTCCTCGAATCATCTTATAGATTTTGGCGGCGAGGGTCCCGCGTGTATCCTCTGCGGGTTCATTTCCCGCTTTGTCCCAGCCTTCAGTCAGTCCTTTATGTACGAATTGGTTAACGTCGCCCGCATAACGCTGCCCTTCTTCACGCCATTTGGCAGCCTGCTCATTTTGTAGCCAGTTCAATTGATCAGTCCTCCTGTTCCAGATATATATAAATATACATATTTTACATCAATGAATCGCAAAAAAAGGTGCTGCTCCTGTTGAGAGAACAGCACCTTTGTGTATATTACAGAACAGCAGCATCCATAAGCTCTTGAAGCTCAGGAAGATTGAAGCCCTTGACTGCCCGGTCCCCGGATACAGTGACTGGAATGCCCATGAAGCCCAGCTTCTCCACTTCCTCCTGATAGACCGAGCTTGTCATCACATCCCGCACCTCGAAGGGAATGCCTTTGCTCTCCAGCAACTGCTTGACCTGATTGCATTCGCTGCAGCCGGAGGTCGAATAGACAATTACGTTCGCGCTCATTGCTCCACTGCTTCCTTTATCGCTTTTTGGGTAATCTTCCAGTGTGAGGTGTTCCAGCGGACTTCGCTGTCCTCCAGCAGGAAGATTTGCGGGGATTCATGCTTGATTCCGAAATCCTCAGCAATCTGATTGGAGACAGGACGGTCTTCGATCACATGGACAACGGCTGCAGGAGTATCTGAATGCTGTGCATAGGCCTGGAATTCTTCGTTGGCCTTGGCGCTGATCGGACAGGTGGTGCTGTGCTTGAAGAGCAGTTTTTTGCCAGGCTGCCCGATATATTGCTCTAGTTCTTCCTTAGTGTGAATTTGTTGAATAGACATCGGAGGATCACCTTCCTGGGTAAGAGTTAATGAAACCTGTTGTCAACAATTGTGTTGTTAACAACTATTAATCATGATTGTAACATAGTTCAAAATTAAAGCAAAAGTAAAGTTCTGCTTAGTCCGGCCCCTCCCTTGAAGGATGTTGTTAACGGCCCGAGGCCATGCTAATGTGAGAGGGATGAATCTAGGCTCGGTGCATAATCATGCAGATATGAGGGGGGAGCTCATGAAAAGGGTTGCTTGTGTTACCGGTGCTGACCGTGGACTGGGATTGTGTCTCGTTCGATCTCTTTTGGAGAGTAAGTACATGGTGTTTGCCGGACAGTATTTGCCGGACCCTGCGGCATTGGAAGCTTTGAAAGCGCAATACCCGGATAGCCTGAGACTGGTCCCTCTTGATATCGGCAATGCAGGGAGCGTAAAGGAGGCTGCACGGAGTATTGCCGGGAGTACAGGGCACCTTGACATGATTATCAATAACGCGGGGATTATCCACCGGTCGGATGATGCAACAGTGCTCGTGGATATGGATGATGAAGCGATGGCGGAGATTTATAACGTGAACACGCTTGGTGCGCTGAGAGTGAGCAATGCATTGATGGGCTTACTGCTGCAAGGCCGCCAGCGTCTGGTGATTAATATCTCGTCGGAGGCCGGAAGCATCGGACGGAACAAGCGGATCAATATGTATGGCTATTGTATGTCCAAGGCCGCACTTAATATGCAGTCTTCGCTGCTGCACAATCATCTGCGTGCGATGGGCGGACAAGTGATGGTCTTCCATCCCGGCTGGCTGCAGACCTATATGAACGGGGTGAAGGATGCGAAGGCGCCTGTAACTCCTGAAGAATCGGCAGGCAAGATTATGACAATCGTTCATAACCATAAGATGTATTTGGCTGAAGAACCGGCTTTTATCGATCTGGACGGCAATCTCTGGCCCTGGTGACACGAACATTCAGGACAGGCTATCTTGGCAAAAGAGAGGTGTGTACATCATGTCTTCATACAAAGCACTGGCGTTCGGCAGCTATACTGAAGTGAAGTACCATCCCTTCGAGGGAGTAGACCGTGAACTGGAGCAGCTCCTTGAGCCCGAGTTCCATGTGGTCTCCACGGAGGATTACGGACGGATGAACCGGGCAGAGCTGGCAGAATGCAGACTGGTGATCTCCTATACGGAGTTCTCCGAGGAGCAATTACCCACTGCGCAGAGCGGGGCCCTGCTTGCTTATGTGGCTGGCGGCGGCGGGCTGCTTGTCGTGCACAACGGCATATCCCTGCAGCGTAATCAGGAGCTTGGGGCGATGCTTGGTGCCCGGTTCACCCATCATCCGGCGTTCACAGCGCTGCAGATGAAGGTGACTGCGCCGGAGCACCCGATTATGGAGGGGATATCTGATTTTGTTATAGAGGATGAGCCTTATTATTTCGAGCAGCATCCCCACTTCGGGACAACGGTGCTGGCCGAATATCCGCATGACGGAGCGATGAGACCGGCGGCATGGTGCCATGCCTTTGGTGAAGGCCGGGTGGTCTATCTGATGCCTGGGCATCATCTGCCTTCCTTCTCCTCAGAGCCGCTGCGCCGGATGATCCGCAGAGGCGGATTGTGGGCTGCCGGAATGCTGTAATACGTGACGCTTATGATAAAAGGCAGGATACCGCTTGGATAACATGCGGTGTCCTGCCTTTGTGTAAGAAATGGGATGATCAGCTATGATGCCCTATTTCGGGGGCTTTAGCATCAGCAACAGGGACGACCTCGTTCTGATGAAGAGCTTCCAGTACCTCTGCCCGCAGCGTATCGGTGAAGGCGGCCCAGACCTTTTTGCCGACATCCAGCTCTTCGCGCCCAATCGATTGCAGCGTCTCAAGCCATACCCGCTTGTCATTAATGAGTCCGAGCTGGTCCTGAATGTCCTTATAGAAGGCTTCATGGGCATGGAATTTCTGATTTAGCGCAAAAGCAGCCGCATTTGCCGTATAACGCAGTTCCTTGGCGGCGATCCGCAGCTCATGCAGAGCTTCGAAGGCTTCCTGCGATTCGGCTGCCGGACCCTTGAATAGGGTCTTACAGGATTTTTTCTTCTGTTCAAAGGCGACTTCAAGCTCGCGCATGGCTACATTGGCGTCTTTTTTGGCAGCGAGGGGTTCTAGGCCTGTCTTAATAAAAGGTGTCCACAGCGCTTCGAGCGCGTGGCCGGACAGCTTGGGCAGTGCCTTCTTCAGCTTCTTGCGGGCAGCCTTCCGTGTATCCTTCTGGTGTTCGATTACCGCCTTCAGCAGCTTGGCAGTCTTCTTATCGCCCGCCGCCTCCGCCGCCTTGCGCCGGTCCTCAAAAGACCCGATCAGCACATCTGCATCACGGACTCTGCCGAGCTTCTTCTGGGCCTGCTTGAAGCTTGTATACAATTCTGCCGTTGCAGTATGGCCCGGATCAAGAATGGACAACAGCGTCAGCAGCTTGCGGCTATTGACTCTGGCCTGATGAATATCCTCATCGTTGAACCCTTTGCGTGCATCCTTGCTGTAGTCCTGAAAATTAATATACAGCTTGTGCATAGCCTGTTCCCATTGCCTGGATTTACTAAGCTGCCTGTCCTTTGCCTGTGGTTCGGTTGTCATGCAGCATCACTCCTAGAGGTTGTGTATAGCATGAGCTTATGCGCGGATCTTATGGCTGGTATATTCTTCTGTACTACATTAAGGATAACGGGTTCGCTCCGCCATTTCAAATCTGTAAGGGGATACATTGCCGATTGTACGGTGCGAGTAGAGATCGGTTACAATGTGAATAGTTAACGGAGTTAAGATTAGCGCAGTCTTATAGATAGAAAGGGGAATCAGCATGCGGAGTGAACCTTATGATGTACTGGAGAGCGGGGCGGCGGGAAGGCTGCCGGAGCAGATGATCCTCTTCACACATACCGGCGGTGAAGCAGGGGAAGAGAGAGAAGAGGCATCTGCGGAGGATATGCTGATTCCGTTCGCTTTTGAAGAGGTGCTGTGCCGTGATGTCGGGGCCGGGAGAGTCCCGCCGGTGCTGCATCTCTGGAGCCACCCCGGCGGAGTCGCGCTGGGGCTGCGGGACAGCAAGCTGCCCCGCGCAGCAGAGGCGATGCAGGCGCTGGAGCAGCAGGGCATCCGTACGGCAGTCCGCCATTCGGGCGGCGCTGCGGTACCGCTGGATGCGGGAGTCATCAACGTGTCCCTCCTGCTGCCGAAGCCTGCGGGCAAGCTGGACTTCCACGATGATTTCCGGCTGCTGGCTTCGGTCATTACCGAAGCGGTAGCTGCGGGCTATCCGCAGGCAGCGGCGCAGATCCGGGCGGAAGAAGTCACCGGGTCGTATTGCCCCGGTGATTTCGACCTGGCGATCGGCGGCCGCAAGTTCTGCGGCATCGCCCAGCGCAGACAGAGCAGCGCGTACTTCGTCCACGCGTTTGTGATTGTGTCCGGCCCGGGGCTCGCGCGCGGAGAGCTCATCCGCCGCTTCTATCAGGATGCAGCGGACGGCGATGCCTCCCTGGACTATCCGCGCGTGCGGCCGGAGACCATCGCCGCGCTCGCGGAGCTTGGCGGCCCGTCTTCGGCGGCCGAGTTCACCGCGGGCATCCGGCAGGCAGTTGCCGGCCGGGGAACCCGCCTGCTGCCGGCGGAACTGCTGCAGCAGGAGACGGGCTACAGTCTGCGGTACAACGACCCGCAGGTGCTTGAAGCAGCGCGTATGCTGCGCGAGAGGTACGCCCGCTGAGGCGGGCTGTATGCGAAAACAGCCCCCAACTACATATACAACTCCGGACGCCGGTCCGCGAAGACCGGGATCTGCCCCCGTACCTCCCGGACCCGGGCGAGGTCAAGCTCGCCGCTGAGGATATCTTCGCCGCCGGAGGCCTCGCTGACAATCTCGCCCCAAGGATCGATAATCAGGGAATGTCCAGCGAAGGTATTCGCCGGATCTGCCCCTGCCCGGTTACATGCCACTACGTAGCACTGGTTCTCAATTGCCCGGCTGATCAGCAGCGCGCGCCAGTGAGAGAGGCGAGGGAGCGGCCATTCAGCGCTGATGAACAGGATCTCAGCCCCTCCGGCCATATGGACCCGGACCCATTCCGGGAAACGGATGTCGTAGCAGATCAGCCCGGCGCAGGTAATGCCGTCCAGCATGAACAGGCCTTTGGCGGAGCCGGGCTGGAGGTAGAGATGCTCCTCCATCAGCTTGAACAGATGCAGCTTGCTATACTCCCCGGTGCACGCCCCGCTGCGGTCAAAGACATACATACTGTTCGTAATGCCGCCGTTCTCCTGCCTGACGGCAATGGAGCCGGCAATGATATTCACGCCGTATTCCCGGGCCAGACCTGACATCAAGGCGCCTGTAGTATGTCCGCCGGTGTCGGCGATCTCGCCCAGCCGGGTCAGATCATATCCCGTTGTCCATAGCTCGGGAAGAATAATGCAGTCCGGCCGGCCAGCGGCAGCTTCACGAATTTTGCGCACGGCGGCAGCATAATTCACCTCCGGTTTGCCAAATGCTATATCGAGCTGAATCAGGGCTATTTTCATACAGCAGCCTCCTCCAAAAATTATTAGTTGACGGGTCAACGAATTGGGTGTAAAGTATGTTTTGTCGAAAAGGTTTTGCACAATTTACTTGCGTTAGGGGGTTAATCTTGAGCAAAGTTCAGCCGGATGAACATAAGATCTTTCAACTGCTGCAGGCCCTGCACAAAGAAATCGGCCCCAAATTCGAGCGCTGCGCCGGCATGACGCCAACCCGCTTCAGGCTGCTGCAAGAGCTGTACCGGACTTCCGAGATCAGTCAGATTGCACTGCAAAAACTTCTGGAAATCGATGCAGCAGCAGTTACCCGCCACCTGAAGGGACTTGAAGAGAACGGGATGATTGCCCGCCGCAATAATCCATCCGATAACCGGGTGACGCTTGTCTCCCTGACCGTTCAGGGCCGGGATCATATCCATGACTACCGGGAGAGCAAGACCGAGTTCATCAGCGATCTGCTGAACGGATTCAACGAACAGGAGCGCACGGTGCTCGCAGAGATGCTTACCCGGCTGCAGCATAATATCAATGTACTGTAGCCGTAACCTATAATCAAACCCATAAAGGAGCTATTTCACATGAACACTACCAAAAACAATGACTTCACCAGCATTATTACAGGACGCCGCTCGATCCGCAAATATGATTCATCCGTCAAAATCAGCAAAGAGGAAATGACAGAGATTCTGACTGAAGCTACGCTGGCGCCTTCGTCCGTGAATATGCAGCCTTGGCGTTTTGTAATCATCGAAAGCCCTGAAGCCAAAGCTAAGCTGGCCCCTATTGCCAAGTTCAACCAGACTCAAGTCGAAACCTCTGCAGCGGTGATTGCCGTATTCGGTGATATGAATAACTTCGATTACGCTGAACAAATCTACGGAACGGCTGTTGAACGCGGACTTATGCCTGCCGAGGTAAAAGAAAGACAGCTTGCCGCCCTCGGCGCCCACTTCGCTAAGCTGCCCGCAGATGTGAACAGAGAGACTGTGATGATTGACGCCGGTCTGGTCTCCATGCAATTGATGCTGTCCGCCCGCGCACACGGGTATGACACCAATCCGATCGGCGGATTCGAAAAGGATCAAATCGCTGAAATGTTCGGTATGGACAAAGAGCGCTACATTCCGGTTATGCTGATCTCGATCGGCAAAGCACTAGATGAAGGCTACGCCTCCGTCCGTCTGCCTATCGACACGATTGCTCAGTGGAAATAACGTTATACCCATGAAATTCTAGGAGGAAGATCTGAATGATTATTATCCATGCACTGCTTCATGTGAATCCTGCACGGGAGGAAGAGTTCCTGGCCACGGCGAAACCGCTGATTGCCGCCACTCACGAAGAAGAAGGGAATCTGTCTTACGAGCTGTATAAGCATGCAGCTGACGGAAGTCTCTATATTATGATTGAGACCTGGCGTGACCAGGCCGCCGTTGCCGCTCACAACACAAGCCCTCACTTCACCGGCTTCGCCTCCAAAGCGGGAGAGTTCCTGACCGCACCGCTTGAGGTTAAGGTGTATAGTGCTGAGGAATTGAGCAAATAATTAAGGTGTTAAATGATTAACCCTATACAATTTGGAATCCCGGGATGCTCCGGCAGTCTAATGACTGCTGCGGCATCCTTTTTTGTTTTGGGGTCCCCGCAAAGTACCTGAGTCATCACCTACGCTAAAGCCCCACTTTGTGGGGTTATTTTGAATGACCCCATGCCGTTTATAAAACGTACAAGCCGGGTATCTTACCTTACCCTGACTTGACTTGTCATTTGCTGGCGAAGCAGGCGCGGGAAGAACGAAGGAGATGAAGACAGCATGACTAGTGTACATAACAATCACCGGTTACCCTCAATTTCTGCTGCTGCGGACCAGGACGGACAGCTCCAGCAGGATCTCATAGATTACGTGAATTATCACATTTCGGGCGGCTCCCTGGCCTCGCTGACCGAAGGCGCGGAGGAAGCTGAGCCGGCTTTTGCCCCTCTTTTGCAAAGTGATACCGCGCGCGCCTACCGACAGGAGTGCGGGGGCGTCATAACCGATATGCAGCAGCTCGGGCAGCTGCCGGGTATAAGCCAGGAATGGCTTAATCAGCTCGCGGACACAGTAGCGGGACTCGATTCCGGCAAGCTCAGGGCGCTGGCCCCGCAGACCACCCGGCATAACCGGGTAGATCCTTATGTGAACGGGCCGCAATGCCTGGACATGCTGCTCGGCGAGATCCGCAAGGCTGAACGTTATATTCATCTGTCTGTCATGCTGTTCTTCAATGATCATTCGGGGAACCTTATCGCGGATGAGCTGCTTCATGCACTTGAGCGCGGGGTAGAGGTCAGAATAATGGTGAATTATACAGTCACTGCGCTCGGATACGGCCAGAATCTGGAGGTGGGGCAATTCTCCGACATTGCCGGGCGTCTGGAGCAGGCGGGAGCCAGGCTGCTGGATACCTTCCACTCCTATTACGGTGCGGAGGAATGGGTTGCGAAGCGCAAGGCGCTGAAGTCACAGGGCGTGCCTGAGAGCATCCTTTTTCTGCAGGATAAGGTTCAGGAGGATGTGGAGGTGACCGGGCTGAATGTGATTGACCACCGCAAATTCATGATTATAGACGGAATAACTTCTATTATCGGCAGTCTGAATATCGGGGACCAGTATACCTTTGCGACACCTATCCAGGAAGCCCCGGACCAGCAGGTGGATGGACGTCCGCTCGGTATCCCCGCGAAGGAAGAGGAGTGGCATGACGGCTGCTTCCGCATTCAGGGGGCTGTGGCCCAGTCGCTGAACGCTGTTTTTCACTCCAGGTGGCTGCTGCTCGGGGGAGATCACTTTGACCTTGCGTCACCCTTTTATCGTCCTGCGGTGGACTATGCGTTCGGGGAGGAGGAGTGTACGCTCTTCGCGAGCTTTCCCGGCAACCCGGTGAATCTGATTCAGCAATATATTCTGGATGTGATCACCTATGCAGCCGATGAGACCCTTATTGTGAATCCGTATCTGATCGATCAGGCCTTCTGGGACCGGCTGGGTGAAGTGGGGCCGGAGCGTGCCTGCCATCTCGTCATCTGTAATCCGCTGGAGGTTA is a window encoding:
- a CDS encoding carbon-nitrogen family hydrolase; this encodes MKIALIQLDIAFGKPEVNYAAAVRKIREAAAGRPDCIILPELWTTGYDLTRLGEIADTGGHTTGALMSGLAREYGVNIIAGSIAVRQENGGITNSMYVFDRSGACTGEYSKLHLFKLMEEHLYLQPGSAKGLFMLDGITCAGLICYDIRFPEWVRVHMAGGAEILFISAEWPLPRLSHWRALLISRAIENQCYVVACNRAGADPANTFAGHSLIIDPWGEIVSEASGGEDILSGELDLARVREVRGQIPVFADRRPELYM
- a CDS encoding CHAD domain-containing protein; translation: MTTEPQAKDRQLSKSRQWEQAMHKLYINFQDYSKDARKGFNDEDIHQARVNSRKLLTLLSILDPGHTATAELYTSFKQAQKKLGRVRDADVLIGSFEDRRKAAEAAGDKKTAKLLKAVIEHQKDTRKAARKKLKKALPKLSGHALEALWTPFIKTGLEPLAAKKDANVAMRELEVAFEQKKKSCKTLFKGPAAESQEAFEALHELRIAAKELRYTANAAAFALNQKFHAHEAFYKDIQDQLGLINDKRVWLETLQSIGREELDVGKKVWAAFTDTLRAEVLEALHQNEVVPVADAKAPEIGHHS
- a CDS encoding phosphatidylserine/phosphatidylglycerophosphate/cardiolipin synthase family protein → MTSVHNNHRLPSISAAADQDGQLQQDLIDYVNYHISGGSLASLTEGAEEAEPAFAPLLQSDTARAYRQECGGVITDMQQLGQLPGISQEWLNQLADTVAGLDSGKLRALAPQTTRHNRVDPYVNGPQCLDMLLGEIRKAERYIHLSVMLFFNDHSGNLIADELLHALERGVEVRIMVNYTVTALGYGQNLEVGQFSDIAGRLEQAGARLLDTFHSYYGAEEWVAKRKALKSQGVPESILFLQDKVQEDVEVTGLNVIDHRKFMIIDGITSIIGSLNIGDQYTFATPIQEAPDQQVDGRPLGIPAKEEEWHDGCFRIQGAVAQSLNAVFHSRWLLLGGDHFDLASPFYRPAVDYAFGEEECTLFASFPGNPVNLIQQYILDVITYAADETLIVNPYLIDQAFWDRLGEVGPERACHLVICNPLEVNDHPTNRAAVRSNMYVPFCNGVSFYDYSATERFSHWKIIYDHRAQAVFHGSYNINERSACHDYELGLLVKGRDLAEKVKRMIDYDLSVSRKIKGKHEFFKHPWLHPSTYLNKATQNYT
- a CDS encoding nitroreductase family protein yields the protein MNTTKNNDFTSIITGRRSIRKYDSSVKISKEEMTEILTEATLAPSSVNMQPWRFVIIESPEAKAKLAPIAKFNQTQVETSAAVIAVFGDMNNFDYAEQIYGTAVERGLMPAEVKERQLAALGAHFAKLPADVNRETVMIDAGLVSMQLMLSARAHGYDTNPIGGFEKDQIAEMFGMDKERYIPVMLISIGKALDEGYASVRLPIDTIAQWK
- a CDS encoding glutaredoxin family protein; the protein is MSANVIVYSTSGCSECNQVKQLLESKGIPFEVRDVMTSSVYQEEVEKLGFMGIPVTVSGDRAVKGFNLPELQELMDAAVL
- the ytxJ gene encoding bacillithiol system redox-active protein YtxJ, which encodes MSIQQIHTKEELEQYIGQPGKKLLFKHSTTCPISAKANEEFQAYAQHSDTPAAVVHVIEDRPVSNQIAEDFGIKHESPQIFLLEDSEVRWNTSHWKITQKAIKEAVEQ
- a CDS encoding SDR family NAD(P)-dependent oxidoreductase, producing MKRVACVTGADRGLGLCLVRSLLESKYMVFAGQYLPDPAALEALKAQYPDSLRLVPLDIGNAGSVKEAARSIAGSTGHLDMIINNAGIIHRSDDATVLVDMDDEAMAEIYNVNTLGALRVSNALMGLLLQGRQRLVINISSEAGSIGRNKRINMYGYCMSKAALNMQSSLLHNHLRAMGGQVMVFHPGWLQTYMNGVKDAKAPVTPEESAGKIMTIVHNHKMYLAEEPAFIDLDGNLWPW
- a CDS encoding MarR family transcriptional regulator; translated protein: MSKVQPDEHKIFQLLQALHKEIGPKFERCAGMTPTRFRLLQELYRTSEISQIALQKLLEIDAAAVTRHLKGLEENGMIARRNNPSDNRVTLVSLTVQGRDHIHDYRESKTEFISDLLNGFNEQERTVLAEMLTRLQHNINVL
- a CDS encoding putative quinol monooxygenase translates to MIIIHALLHVNPAREEEFLATAKPLIAATHEEEGNLSYELYKHAADGSLYIMIETWRDQAAVAAHNTSPHFTGFASKAGEFLTAPLEVKVYSAEELSK
- a CDS encoding ThuA domain-containing protein, with the protein product MSSYKALAFGSYTEVKYHPFEGVDRELEQLLEPEFHVVSTEDYGRMNRAELAECRLVISYTEFSEEQLPTAQSGALLAYVAGGGGLLVVHNGISLQRNQELGAMLGARFTHHPAFTALQMKVTAPEHPIMEGISDFVIEDEPYYFEQHPHFGTTVLAEYPHDGAMRPAAWCHAFGEGRVVYLMPGHHLPSFSSEPLRRMIRRGGLWAAGML